GGACGCCGCCGCATATTCGGAGCATGTGGCTGCCGAGGAGTAATGCCTTTTTTGTGACCTCTGTGCAGGAGCGGGCGGGCAGGGCTTTCGAAAACACGCTCCTTGCGGCACATCCCTGTGGCGCTTGGGCTCCGCCATCCATGGCTCCGCACAGTTTTCGAAAGCCCTGCCCGCCCGCTCCCATACCTTGTAGCATACCTCTACAGGCTATAATCGCGTTTTCTTTCCCCTGTCTGGCTGGTGTTTGTACATGAATTTTCCGATTTTATATCTTCGAAAAGGCGCCGAGCGCCGCCTCCGTGCTGGCCATCTCTGGGTTTACAGCAACGAAGTGGATACCCGCCGCAGTCCGCTAACGGACTTTGAAGCCGGCGTTCAGGCGGAGCTTCGGGCTTCGAATGACAAGCCGTTGGGGACGGTATTCGTGAATCCCCATGCGCTGATCTGTGGCCGGCTGATCAGTCGGGATGCGGGGCATGGCATGACGCCGCAGCGCCTGACCCAGCGCATGGAAGTAGCTCTGGAGTTGCGGAACCGGCTGTTTGACAAGCCGTTCTATCGCTGGGTATTCGGAGACAGTGACGGGCTTTCGGGGCTGGTGATCGACCGGTTTGATTCTACGGTGGTGGTGCAGATTTCCACCGCTGGTATGGAGCTGATGAAGGAGGCGGTTGTCCGGGCGATTCAGCGGCTGGTGCATCCTGAGGCGATCATCCTCAAGAACGATGGCAAGATGCGCAAGGTGGAGGGCCTGGATACCTATGTCGAGCAGGCCCATGGTTCAGAGGTCAGTCTGCTGCAGGTTGAGGAGAACGGCGTCCGGTTCGAGGTGCCGCTGGAAGGCGGTCAGAAGACGGGCTGGTTCTATGATCACCGGATGAACCGTGCGCGGTTGCAGGCCTATGCACCGGGCAAGCGGGTGCTGGATGTGTTCAGTTACGTCGGTGGCTGGGGAATTCAGGCGGCCTGTGCCGGGGCCACTCAGGTAACCTGTGTCGACAGTTCGGCCGGTGCGATCGATTCGGTTCACCACAATGCCAGGCTCAATGGCCTGGAAAATGTCGAAACCATTGAAGGCGATGCCTTTGAGGCACTGAAGGCGCTGGCGGATGAGAAGGAAAAGTACGACGTGGTGGTGCTGGATCCGCCGGCGCTGATTCCCCGGCGCCGGGATCAGAAGGCGGGGGAAGAGGCGTATGCCCGGCTGAACCAGCTTGGGCTGCGGTTGCTGGAGCGGGACGGCATTCTGGTGTCCGCATCCTGCTCCATGCATCTGTCGCAGGAGAAGTTGGTGGACATCATCCGGGGCAGTGGTCGGAAGATCGACCGTTTCGTGCAGTTGCTGGAGCAGGGGCATCAGGCGCCGGACCACCCGGTGATTCCGGGCATTCCCGAGACCGATTACATCAAATCCTGCTTCGTCCGCTCACTGACCGGCTTTTTCTGAAGGGTGAAAGCGGGGTCAGATGAAAGCTTTCATCTGACCCCATGTTCACGCAGTGACATCACTTTCCAGCCACTCTCCCGGGCGAACGCCTCGAGCGTCGGGTCCGGGTCAACGGCAACCGGGTTATCCACTTTCTTCAGCAGTGGCAGGTCGTTGTGGGAGTCGCTGTAGAACCAGGCGCCCTCAAGTGTCTGGC
This sequence is a window from Marinobacter subterrani. Protein-coding genes within it:
- a CDS encoding class I SAM-dependent rRNA methyltransferase — its product is MNFPILYLRKGAERRLRAGHLWVYSNEVDTRRSPLTDFEAGVQAELRASNDKPLGTVFVNPHALICGRLISRDAGHGMTPQRLTQRMEVALELRNRLFDKPFYRWVFGDSDGLSGLVIDRFDSTVVVQISTAGMELMKEAVVRAIQRLVHPEAIILKNDGKMRKVEGLDTYVEQAHGSEVSLLQVEENGVRFEVPLEGGQKTGWFYDHRMNRARLQAYAPGKRVLDVFSYVGGWGIQAACAGATQVTCVDSSAGAIDSVHHNARLNGLENVETIEGDAFEALKALADEKEKYDVVVLDPPALIPRRRDQKAGEEAYARLNQLGLRLLERDGILVSASCSMHLSQEKLVDIIRGSGRKIDRFVQLLEQGHQAPDHPVIPGIPETDYIKSCFVRSLTGFF